In Prionailurus viverrinus isolate Anna chromosome D1, UM_Priviv_1.0, whole genome shotgun sequence, the DNA window GACAGACAGACGTCAGCCCGGGGCAGCGGGATCAGGAGGCAGCTTGCCTGGCCTGGTGCTGCCGGGCGAACCTCTGCATCCGCTCCTCGAGCTCTGGCCGGAAGTGGCGGAtcaggccctgggggaggggagggggcaccgTGTGAAGCGGAGCTGAAAATCCCAACGCCCTAGGCTCTCAGCACCCCCACCTGAGTGCCCCACGGCAGGGCAGGGAGTACCTGCACGGGCCAGGCGGCTCCATCACCCAGGGCGCAGATGGTATGGCCCTCTATCTGCTTGCTGATCTCCCAGAGGGAGTCGATCTCGGCCGGCCGGGCATCCCCCTTCACGAAGCGGGCCATCACCTTGTTCATCCAGTCCACACCTGCAGCCGTGGCAGCAAGAGAGGGCCCGATGACGCCAGCCAGGGTGCACCCCTGTGGCCCTCGAGGGGTGCAGGCCACAGAGAGGGTGGGGCCGGGAGAGGCCAGAGCCGGCCGGGAAGCAGCAGCTGCACACTGAGTGTCTGGAGCCCAACCAACCTCCGTCCTCTGCCTGACCCAGGCCTAGGGTGAGCCTCAGAGGAAGCCCCCGCCCTGCCCAGGGTGCGTACCCTCGCGGCATGGGGTGCACTGGCCACAGCTCTCGTGCTTGTAGAACTCAATAAGGCGGGCGATAGCTTTCACAATATCCGTCTGGGGTGACAAGAGACAGTGAGGAGTCACCCGGGGCCAGAGCCTCAGCCCGCCCAGAGCAGcgccccgtccccccaccccaattctgGCAAACCCCCTCCCCAATTCCAGCAGCATTCTGGCCACCTCCTCCACTGTCCCTGGGCATCCGGCAGTGCCCAGACCCCTCTCTAGGCATTCTCTCCAGGGGAATTCTCTCCCACCTGACTGTATCTCAGGTCACATGAACTGGGATCCAAGAGCTGGGATCCAGGGAGGAGTACGGACCGGGTGGACACGAGGCAGGGACTGGGTGGGGAGCGTGGGCAGCCCTTACCGAGCGGTCCATGACAATCACAGCAGCCGTGCCCAGGCCCGTCTGCGCCTGCACCAGCGCGTCAAAGTCCATCAGCACCGTCTCACACACGGACTTGGGGATCAGTGGTGTGGATGAGCCGCCGGGGATCACAGCAAGGAGGTTGTCCCAGCCACCTGTGACACCCCCTGGGGCCCCGGTCCATCCCCAAAAGGATGGATGGTCAGGGCTGGGACCGCCACACCTGAGTAGTCCTGAGCCCAGGCCCTCTGTCGGCCCCCGCCCAGCGCGGCCTCCCACCCTGGCTCTCTTCACGGACATCCTGCCCCACTCCGGCCCCGGTTGGCCCCTTGGCTCACCCGCATGCTTTTCAATCAGTTCCTTCAGTGGTACAGACATCTCTTCCTCCACAGTACAAGGGTGGTTGACGTGGCCAGAGATATTGAACAGTTTGGTGCCCGAGTTGCGCTCACGACCAAAGCTGGCAAACCACGCACCCCCACGACGGCAGATGGTGGGGGACACAGCCACCGTCTCCACGTTGGCCACGGTTGTGGGGCAGCCGAACACTCCTGTAAAGGAATGGGATGAGACCAGTGGCTGCCAGAGGGTGGGGACAGGGTAGATCAGGTTTCCCAGCAGTGGGGTCTGTCCCAGGGTCGTGCTCTGTGGCACAGCCCCCCTTCACCCTTTGGTCATTCCCATCCCCCTCTGGACCCCAAACTCTAGCAGGCACTGCACTGCCTTTTCACCCCTCTACTCTTAGTCCCTGGGGGGCTAGAGAGGACCTGGGGACTAGGACAGGGAGAGGGACTACAGATGGCACCTCTACGTTGTCACCCACCCTACTCTGTGTCTGGCCCCCAGTCCGGAAGGAACTCAGAAATCCCCTAAGAATGACCAATGGGGACCTGAAGCCAGATGAGATTCCACAGGATGCAGCACAAGGCCCAGGACCGGGCCGGGTCTCACCCACATCAGCAGGGAAGGGCGGCTTCAGGCGGGGCTTGCCCTGTTTGCCCTCGATGGACTCAATGAGTGCCGTCTCCTCCCCACAGATGTAGGCCCCGGCCCCACGCACAACAAACACATCAAAATCGTAGCCGGAGCCACAGGCGTTCTTGCCAATCAGACCAGCCTCATAGGCCTCTCGGATGGCCACCTGTGGGACAGAAACGTGAGGGTACCATCCCCCCAGCCTGGGAACActgtgtgctggggaggggtaCAGGCCCACTGAGCCCATGTTCACCAAAACCCAGGGATAAAGCTCCCTTTGGACATAACCAGAGGATGCTCTGGGAGAGGGGTGGGATTTTTACAACGTTTATGCTACTTTTGTAATAACAACACTTAACAAATTCTTCACCTATATGCATTTTTAGAAGAAAGactaaggaaataatgaaaattttcataagCACTTTCCTACAGGTGGTGGATCTGTGGGAGGTTTTCCTGCGTGTTGTGTACGTGTGCAGTTTCCTATCTTCACAATGAGCAAGTCCTACTTCTGCAGGAAAGGAAGAGACCCTaggggtttgtttttaaatacgtAGTAATAACACTTATACACAAAGCTACGATGTGCCAGGCGCCGTCCCAGGTGCTGTTTCCGTTTCCCTCGTCGCTGCCGTACAGGAACCTCACAGAAAGGTGTGAGGCTCTGGCCCTGGACCAGTCACTACAGGCATCACTGAGCTGAGAACCGCTGAAATGACCCCTTGGCCCTTCTGCAGGAAAAGGGCCTGTaagcccacccctgccccaggaatCAGAGAGCCCGGAAAGCCTCCCGAGTTGAGGCTTCAGAACGTGTCCAAAGAGCCCAGAGGAGGCTCTGGGGGCCACGTCCCATTAACAATGCATGCAGCCGGGGTGACTACTCTTCCGGGCCGAGCCCAGACAGATCAGGGGCTACAATCTAAGAACCGTGCCAGGAAGCAAGCACGTGAGCGCACCCTCTCCCCTACTGAGGctcctcccctttcccacctGCAGATTGGAGGCCTCGTTGTAGAATTCCCCTCGGATGTAGATGTAGGCAGCACGGGCGCCCATGGCCCGGCCCCCAACTAGGCAGCCTTCCACCAGCTTGTGGGGATCGTGGCGAATGATCTCCCGGTCCTTGCAGGTGCCCGGCTCCCCTTCATCTGCGTTCACGACTAGATACTTGGGCCTGTAGGTTCCAGCAGATCCGTAAGGCCACAGGGCCACCAGGGCCGGGCCTTCAGCTACATGCCACCCCACTCCGCCCAAGGAAGCCTCAAAGATGTCTCCTCCGAGAGCCAATCCCTCCCTGTTCTCCCAACACATTCCTAGCGGCTCTGCTGGCCCACAGTCAATGACATCGAGCTCACTGCCTGTTACGCCTTTGGGTGGCTAAGACCACAGGAAAGGTCTTTGTTCTGCTCAGTCCAAACGTCTCCCTGTGCTTTCCTAAGAGCCCAAATCCTGCTCTTGGTCACAAAGAACCTTCCTGAACCTCTGCCATATCTCTGGGGCCGAAAGGAGGTGAAATAGCTGACATCTATCATTTGCTTTCTATGTGCTGACCAATGTGAGGGGCAAAAGCTTTGTGAACACTCTCTTTAATCCCTGCACACTGTAACGTccacttacaaaaaagaaaactgaggttcaaagaaaCCAGGAGACTGCCCAAGGCTACATAATTAGAAGGCAGAATTGACCAACGAGTCTGCTTAAGTCAAAATCTTGTGTCGATTCTGATACCCCTCAAGTCTCCCCCGAGGAAGCCCGGAGAGAACAGAGT includes these proteins:
- the NDUFV1 gene encoding NADH dehydrogenase [ubiquinone] flavoprotein 1, mitochondrial isoform X2, which produces MLAARRLLSGSLPARVSVRFSGDTNWVGPPDPLCPQTAPKKTSFGSLKDEDRIFTNLYGRHDWRLKGAQSRGDWYKTKEILLKGPDWILGEVKTSGLRGRGGAGFPTGLKWSFMNKPSDGRPKYLVVNADEGEPGTCKDREIIRHDPHKLVEGCLVGGRAMGARAAYIYIRGEFYNEASNLQVAIREAYEAGLIGKNACGSGYDFDVFVVRGAGAYICGEETALIESIEGKQGKPRLKPPFPADVGVFGCPTTVANVETVAVSPTICRRGGAWFASFGRERNSGTKLFNISGHVNHPCTVEEEMSVPLKELIEKHAGGVTGGWDNLLAVIPGGSSTPLIPKSVCETVLMDFDALVQAQTGLGTAAVIVMDRSTDIVKAIARLIEFYKHESCGQCTPCREGVDWMNKVMARFVKGDARPAEIDSLWEISKQIEGHTICALGDGAAWPVQGLIRHFRPELEERMQRFARQHQARQAAS
- the NDUFV1 gene encoding NADH dehydrogenase [ubiquinone] flavoprotein 1, mitochondrial isoform X3 — encoded protein: MLAARRLLSGSLPARVSVRFSGDTTAPKKTSFGSLKDEDRIFTNLYGRHDWRLKGAQSRGDWYKTKEILLKGPDWILGEVKTSGLRGRGGAGFPTGLKWSFMNKPSDGRPKYLVVNADEGEPGTCKDREIIRHDPHKLVEGCLVGGRAMGARAAYIYIRGEFYNEASNLQVAIREAYEAGLIGKNACGSGYDFDVFVVRGAGAYICGEETALIESIEGKQGKPRLKPPFPADVGVFGCPTTVANVETVAVSPTICRRGGAWFASFGRERNSGTKLFNISGHVNHPCTVEEEMSVPLKELIEKHAGGVTGGWDNLLAVIPGGSSTPLIPKSVCETVLMDFDALVQAQTGLGTAAVIVMDRSTDIVKAIARLIEFYKHESCGQCTPCREGVDWMNKVMARFVKGDARPAEIDSLWEISKQIEGHTICALGDGAAWPVQGLIRHFRPELEERMQRFARQHQARQAAS
- the NDUFV1 gene encoding NADH dehydrogenase [ubiquinone] flavoprotein 1, mitochondrial isoform X1, whose amino-acid sequence is MNGRFTPGSGSSYGAVVQVWALTTRTSEFRSQQLLVVCPSTAPKKTSFGSLKDEDRIFTNLYGRHDWRLKGAQSRGDWYKTKEILLKGPDWILGEVKTSGLRGRGGAGFPTGLKWSFMNKPSDGRPKYLVVNADEGEPGTCKDREIIRHDPHKLVEGCLVGGRAMGARAAYIYIRGEFYNEASNLQVAIREAYEAGLIGKNACGSGYDFDVFVVRGAGAYICGEETALIESIEGKQGKPRLKPPFPADVGVFGCPTTVANVETVAVSPTICRRGGAWFASFGRERNSGTKLFNISGHVNHPCTVEEEMSVPLKELIEKHAGGVTGGWDNLLAVIPGGSSTPLIPKSVCETVLMDFDALVQAQTGLGTAAVIVMDRSTDIVKAIARLIEFYKHESCGQCTPCREGVDWMNKVMARFVKGDARPAEIDSLWEISKQIEGHTICALGDGAAWPVQGLIRHFRPELEERMQRFARQHQARQAAS